TAGTGCTTCATAGCCTGGCATCCCTGGCTTAATTCCAAGTTGCTTGGCTTCCGTTGTCACAGACTCCATTGGTGCTTCTAACAGTTCCTTTAATGTTTTTACCCCCACAGCTCGTGCGGCAAGAATTTTCCGATCCGCCAACCGTTCATTGAGCAATCCGACATCCAGCGCACCACACATGATGTAACCACGGGAGTTGGAGATCGTCAACAGCGTTGTTTTAGGCAGTTTGACCTCGACTCCGGTAAATGTATGCTCACCCACTTGAATGGGTTCCATGTGTATCATGGTTATTACATGCACCTCCTCTTTGTTCATCCGGGATATTTTATGCGGC
This window of the Paenibacillus polymyxa genome carries:
- a CDS encoding YunC family protein gives rise to the protein MIHMEPIQVGEHTFTGVEVKLPKTTLLTISNSRGYIMCGALDVGLLNERLADRKILAARAVGVKTLKELLEAPMESVTTEAKQLGIKPGMPGYEALLKLV